A window of Thermoanaerobacterium sp. PSU-2 genomic DNA:
AAAAATGGCTTCCAGTTTGATGGATGTACATGCCATACAGCGACAGCTATAAAAAACAATATCACCATTACTTTAAATATAACAGCAATATTATTTAGTATCGAACTTTCTTTTGTTCCAAAAAGTAGAATTATTCCCAAAAGCAATACTATGCCTATAGCCGGTAGATTTATTATTCCACCAGGTGCAGAGCTTGCCGAATTTGCAGCCCATACAGGTATGTTAATGCCAAAGCTGTGAAGCAAACTTGTAAAGTACCCTGACCAACCTAATGCAATGGCAGGTATAGCGAATGCATACTCCAATATCAAGTCCCATCCTATTATCCATGCGAATATTTCACCAAGTGCCACATAACTATAGCTATACGTAGATCCTGCTGCAGGAAATGTAGATGCAAACTCCGCATAACTTAGCGCAGCAAACGAGCATGCAATACCTGAAAGAACAAATGACAATATAAGACCTGGTCCTGCATATTTTGCAGCCGCAACGCCAGTCAATACGAAAATACCTGTGCCAATTATTGCGCCAATGCCAAAGAGAATAAGGTCAAACCATGATAGCGATTTTTTCAATGCGTGCTTTTTGTCCTGTGTGTCATCTATTATCATGTCAAGAGATTTTTTTCTTAATATATTTAAATTACCAGTGTTTTCCTTGCGAGCCATCTTATATTTATCCCCCCAGTTTTAATTAGATTTAATTATTTTAGATTGATTATTTAAAATAGGATATTTTATTTTATTATAATTAAAATTATATTGAGCCGCAAATAACTTTTTCACAACTATTAAAATTTTTTCGCAAAAACAAAAGACGCTTACGCGTCATTTTTTCGGCGGCCTTGGCCCAAAATACTGATAATATGTGGTTTTTATCATGCCATTGTATAGCTTCCTTCTTTTGCTTGCATCCCTTCCAAAAAGTTTTTCAAAATTTTCATGCGATGTTATTATATAGTAGGACCACGTATCAAGCCTCGTAAATACTCTTCCCATCTCCCTATACAATTTCTCTACCTCTTTTAATTCCCCCATCCTTTCTCCGTAAGGCGGATTGCAGACTATTATCCCATACTTATCATCGGTTTTCAGATCTTTCAAAGATCGCTTTGAAAATTTTACATAGTCACTGACACAAGCCTTTTTAGCATTGTCTATGGATAATTTCACTGCATCTTCATCGGCGTCATATCCATTTATGTTTAGTTTTACATCTTTTTTGATTAAATCAAAAGCTTCATTTCTCACGTCAGTCCACAGCTTTTTTGGTATCTGTCTCCATTTCTCCGATGCAAATTGTCGATATAGCCCAGGAGCCATATTTGCACCAATTAACGCTGCTTCAATAGGTATAGTTCCTGATCCGCAAAATGGATCCATAAGTGGTCTATCGTACCTCCAATAGCTTAGCATTATCATGGCGGACGCCAAAGTCTCCCTTAAAGGCGCCACATTTGACACAGCTCTATATCCTCTTTTATGAAGTCCCTCTCCACTTGTGTCTATCATCAGTACGGCTTTGTCTTTCATTAATGAAAATTTTATCTTGTATATTGGACCATCTTCCTCAAACCACTCTCTTTTGTACTTCTTCTTAAGCCTTTCAACTACCGCTTTTTTCACTATCGACTGGCAATCAGGCACACTAAAAAGCTTCGACTTAAGAGAGTATCCATCGACGGGAAACTGTCCATTTTCAGGAATCCACTCTTCCCACGGCAAAGACTTTACACCTTCAAAAAGCTCATCAAAAGTAGTAGCCGTAAATTCACCAACTTTAATGTATACCCTCTCAGCAGTCCTTAACCACAAATTTGACTTACATATAGCAGATATATCACCACTAAATGTAACTTTACCATCTTCTACTTTTACATCATCATAGCCTAAAGATCTTATCTCATCAGCCGTCACTGATTCGATTCCAAAAAGTGTAGGCGCTATCAATTCAATCTTTGACATATCACTATCTCCCATTTATTAATTCCAAATTTATTAATTCCAATATTATATTATTGCACTAAATCCCTTTAATCACATCGCCACATTGTCTTAAATGCTGCAGAGAATGAAAGCTCTATCTAAACTATCTACATCTTCAACAATATCAAATTTTCTATTCATTACGTTAAC
This region includes:
- a CDS encoding class I SAM-dependent RNA methyltransferase encodes the protein MSKIELIAPTLFGIESVTADEIRSLGYDDVKVEDGKVTFSGDISAICKSNLWLRTAERVYIKVGEFTATTFDELFEGVKSLPWEEWIPENGQFPVDGYSLKSKLFSVPDCQSIVKKAVVERLKKKYKREWFEEDGPIYKIKFSLMKDKAVLMIDTSGEGLHKRGYRAVSNVAPLRETLASAMIMLSYWRYDRPLMDPFCGSGTIPIEAALIGANMAPGLYRQFASEKWRQIPKKLWTDVRNEAFDLIKKDVKLNINGYDADEDAVKLSIDNAKKACVSDYVKFSKRSLKDLKTDDKYGIIVCNPPYGERMGELKEVEKLYREMGRVFTRLDTWSYYIITSHENFEKLFGRDASKRRKLYNGMIKTTYYQYFGPRPPKK